In a genomic window of Nocardiopsis mwathae:
- a CDS encoding UDP-glucose dehydrogenase family protein, whose amino-acid sequence MRTSVIGCGYLGAVHAACTAELGHDVIGLDVDPDLVDALTRGRAPLYEPGLDDLFRRNLAGRRLRFTTSYDEVAEFADVHFVCVGTPQRADSNAADLTYLDAAIDALGPRLTRPAVVIGKSTVPVGTAACAAARLQTLAPAGRDVELGWSPEFLREGFGVEDTLRPDRIVIGTDSPRVEEAMREVSAAQIEQKIPFLVTDLQTAELVKVAANAFLATKISFINAIAGMCEQVGANVHTAAEALGHDQRIGSQGLAPGLGYGGGCLPKDVRALIASSSETGAYQLAHLLQGVESVNEERRESVCRAARHLCGSVRGSRVAVWGAAFKAGTDDVRDSPALDVASRLVGEGAEVVVYDPQAMDNARKAHPDLVYAPSALDAVVGADVLLHLTGWPEFTEIDPGQLRTAIRHARLVDARGGLDVGAWQASGWEVAALGGKLTPGGRR is encoded by the coding sequence ATGCGTACAAGTGTCATCGGGTGCGGCTACCTCGGAGCCGTCCACGCTGCCTGCACAGCCGAACTGGGCCACGATGTCATCGGCCTCGACGTCGATCCCGACCTCGTCGACGCCCTTACACGGGGGCGAGCCCCGTTGTACGAACCCGGACTCGACGACCTTTTCCGCCGTAACCTGGCCGGCCGCCGCCTGCGGTTCACCACCTCCTACGACGAGGTCGCCGAGTTCGCCGACGTCCACTTCGTCTGCGTGGGCACCCCCCAGCGCGCCGACTCCAACGCCGCCGACCTCACCTACCTGGACGCGGCCATCGACGCGCTGGGCCCCCGGCTGACCCGCCCGGCGGTGGTCATCGGCAAGTCGACCGTGCCGGTGGGCACCGCCGCCTGCGCGGCGGCGCGGCTGCAGACCCTGGCCCCGGCCGGGCGCGACGTCGAGCTGGGGTGGAGCCCGGAGTTCCTGCGCGAGGGCTTCGGCGTGGAGGACACCCTGCGCCCCGACCGGATCGTCATCGGCACCGACTCCCCCCGGGTCGAGGAGGCCATGCGGGAGGTCTCCGCCGCGCAGATCGAGCAGAAGATCCCGTTCCTGGTCACCGACCTGCAGACCGCCGAGCTGGTGAAGGTCGCCGCCAACGCGTTCCTCGCCACCAAGATCTCCTTCATCAACGCGATCGCCGGTATGTGCGAGCAGGTCGGCGCGAACGTGCACACCGCCGCCGAGGCACTGGGACACGACCAGCGCATCGGTTCTCAGGGCTTGGCGCCGGGGCTCGGATACGGCGGGGGCTGCCTGCCCAAGGACGTGCGCGCGCTCATCGCGTCGTCCAGTGAAACCGGTGCCTATCAGCTCGCCCACCTTCTGCAGGGTGTGGAATCGGTTAACGAGGAACGCCGCGAGTCCGTCTGCCGGGCCGCGCGCCACCTGTGCGGGTCGGTTCGGGGCTCCCGTGTGGCCGTGTGGGGGGCGGCGTTCAAGGCCGGTACGGACGATGTGCGCGACTCCCCGGCTCTGGATGTCGCATCCCGCCTCGTCGGTGAAGGTGCCGAGGTCGTCGTCTACGATCCTCAGGCGATGGACAATGCCCGCAAGGCCCACCCTGACCTCGTGTACGCGCCCAGTGCCCTGGACGCCGTCGTGGGCGCGGACGTCCTTCTCCACCTCACCGGCTGGCCGGAATTCACCGAGATCGACCCGGGCCAGCTGCGAACCGCCATTCGCCACGCTCGGCTGGTGGACGCTCGGGGCGGGCTGGACGTGGGCGCATGGCAGGCGTCAGGCTGGGAGGTCGCAGCTCTCGGCGGCAAGCTCACCCCCGGTGGACGTCGGTGA
- a CDS encoding DUF397 domain-containing protein: protein MTNKAGRGVQLGNWSTSSHSGTGGQCVEVADLARPSSVSQAQWRTSSYSQPTGECVEVAAFPGHRAMRDSKYPGAGHLAFTAREWNAFLHAAKGDRL from the coding sequence ATGACTAACAAAGCGGGCCGGGGAGTGCAGCTCGGGAACTGGAGCACATCTAGCCACAGTGGGACGGGTGGCCAGTGCGTCGAGGTCGCCGACCTGGCTCGGCCTTCGTCCGTGTCGCAGGCACAGTGGCGCACCTCCAGTTACAGCCAGCCGACCGGCGAGTGTGTCGAGGTGGCTGCTTTCCCGGGGCACCGCGCAATGCGCGACTCGAAGTACCCGGGCGCGGGACACCTCGCCTTCACCGCTCGCGAATGGAACGCCTTCCTCCACGCCGCCAAGGGCGACCGACTGTAG
- a CDS encoding PAC2 family protein, producing MRDHADLYELRPGFDIRGAVMLVVLDGFVDAGSTGKQAVSALFDAYSAEVVATFDIDRLLDYRSRRPQMTFVENAYTDYAEPKLDLYLMHDDEGTPFLLLHGLEPDREWEAFTAAVRSLVDHFQVSLTVGMHGIPMAVPHTRPATVTAHATRPELVAAHTPWIGRVEVPSSAVALLEYRLGEAGHDVIGFGVHVPSYLAQSEYPRAAIAALGYVAGATGLALPVRSLEESADGTDAEIEEQVAASEEVQRVVSNLERQYDDIMTARQASDERSDALLAGDESALPTADELGAELERYLAERERGSEG from the coding sequence GTGCGTGACCACGCTGACCTCTACGAGCTGCGTCCCGGCTTCGACATCCGCGGAGCCGTCATGCTCGTCGTCCTCGACGGGTTCGTGGACGCGGGGTCGACCGGAAAGCAGGCCGTGAGCGCGCTCTTCGACGCGTACTCCGCCGAGGTCGTCGCGACCTTCGACATCGACCGGCTGCTGGACTACCGATCCCGGCGCCCGCAGATGACCTTCGTCGAGAACGCCTACACCGACTACGCCGAGCCCAAACTCGACCTCTACCTCATGCACGACGACGAGGGCACGCCCTTCCTCCTGCTCCACGGCCTGGAGCCGGACCGCGAATGGGAGGCCTTCACCGCCGCGGTGCGCAGCCTCGTCGACCACTTCCAGGTGAGCTTGACCGTGGGCATGCACGGCATCCCCATGGCGGTGCCGCACACCCGCCCGGCCACCGTCACCGCGCACGCCACCCGCCCCGAGCTGGTGGCCGCGCACACCCCCTGGATCGGCCGGGTCGAGGTGCCCTCCAGCGCCGTCGCCCTCCTGGAGTACCGGCTCGGCGAGGCCGGTCATGACGTGATCGGCTTCGGCGTCCACGTGCCCAGCTACCTGGCCCAGTCGGAGTACCCGCGCGCCGCGATCGCCGCCCTCGGCTACGTGGCCGGTGCCACCGGCCTGGCGCTGCCCGTGCGCAGCCTGGAGGAGAGCGCCGACGGCACCGACGCCGAGATCGAGGAGCAGGTGGCCGCCTCCGAGGAGGTCCAGCGCGTGGTGAGCAACCTGGAGCGCCAGTACGACGACATCATGACGGCGCGCCAGGCCTCCGACGAGCGCAGCGACGCCCTGCTGGCCGGTGACGAATCCGCCCTGCCCACGGCCGACGAACTCGGCGCGGAACTCGAACGCTACCTCGCCGAGCGCGAGCGTGGCTCGGAAGGTTGA
- a CDS encoding NUDIX domain-containing protein, which translates to MRTDLPRGAVAIITNSKGELLLHLRDDIPSIAWPGHWSVLGGGCDPGEHPRRAIVRELREEAGLTITRLEELCEVFDEHGSGQLITVYAANWDGDAALLPLSEGAKLSWVAPGQLDTLTIPPFIRTAIDRYLAARP; encoded by the coding sequence ATGCGAACCGATCTGCCCCGCGGCGCAGTGGCCATCATCACCAACAGCAAGGGCGAGCTCCTGCTCCACCTGCGCGACGACATCCCGTCCATCGCCTGGCCCGGCCACTGGTCGGTGCTGGGCGGCGGATGCGACCCGGGCGAGCACCCCCGCCGGGCGATCGTACGCGAACTGCGCGAAGAGGCCGGGCTCACTATCACGCGCCTGGAAGAGCTCTGCGAAGTCTTCGACGAGCACGGCTCCGGGCAGCTCATCACCGTCTACGCCGCCAACTGGGACGGCGATGCCGCGCTCCTCCCGCTGTCCGAGGGGGCCAAGCTCAGCTGGGTCGCACCCGGCCAGCTCGACACACTGACCATCCCGCCCTTCATCCGCACAGCCATCGACCGCTACCTGGCCGCCCGCCCCTGA
- a CDS encoding helix-turn-helix domain-containing protein: MITESPTLNSLRLGRWLRELRESAGLSPADVADGVGIHRTTVARLEKGKVRRVKRRDLTALLDLYDVHDEETRGEIFQLAEGARQRAWWDSYKKDLSETYSHFIGMEAGAERIRTWQPLIIPGLLQTADYVRATMSAPGFHLDTEAIEQRAQVRMARQRLLAPERSLDFWAILDEAALHREVGGKETMRAQLRHLAEMAERPNVTIQVVPYSAGMHPGTAGSFMIMEAPELEGSSAVYMETPIGDLYLQDNADVQRCRDIWEYLIASALGRRDSAGRIMAVAKDVNDD; this comes from the coding sequence ATGATCACTGAGAGTCCCACGCTGAACTCACTCCGCCTGGGGCGTTGGTTGCGTGAGCTACGGGAGAGTGCAGGCCTTTCCCCTGCGGATGTGGCTGATGGCGTCGGAATCCATCGCACAACGGTGGCGCGACTGGAAAAGGGGAAGGTTCGCCGTGTCAAGCGCAGAGATCTCACCGCGTTGCTGGACCTCTACGACGTCCATGATGAGGAGACCCGGGGCGAGATCTTCCAACTAGCCGAGGGTGCTCGCCAGCGAGCGTGGTGGGACAGCTACAAGAAGGACCTTTCAGAGACCTACTCCCACTTCATCGGCATGGAAGCTGGTGCTGAACGGATCAGAACGTGGCAGCCGCTTATCATCCCAGGGCTGTTGCAGACTGCGGACTATGTGCGCGCCACCATGAGTGCCCCGGGCTTCCACCTCGACACAGAGGCGATCGAACAGCGTGCTCAAGTCCGTATGGCACGACAGAGGCTTCTGGCACCGGAGCGTTCCCTGGACTTCTGGGCCATCCTCGACGAAGCGGCACTCCACCGCGAGGTCGGCGGTAAGGAGACCATGCGGGCACAGCTGCGACATCTGGCAGAGATGGCAGAACGCCCTAATGTAACCATTCAAGTCGTCCCGTATTCCGCAGGTATGCACCCGGGGACTGCTGGGAGCTTCATGATCATGGAAGCCCCTGAACTGGAGGGGAGCAGTGCGGTCTACATGGAAACGCCCATCGGGGACCTGTACCTACAAGACAATGCAGACGTGCAACGATGTCGAGATATATGGGAGTATTTGATCGCTTCTGCGCTGGGAAGACGGGACTCGGCCGGGCGGATCATGGCAGTGGCAAAGGACGTGAATGATGACTAA
- a CDS encoding potassium transporter TrkG, with protein sequence MLAFAAMVAFGTVLLLLPAATESGESAGFVTALFTSTSAVCVTGLIVVDTPVYWSTFGEVVILGLVQIGGFGIMSLATVLTLVVTRRIRLRMQITAGTETKSVTIGDVRQLVSGILRVTLIFEAAVCAVLTLRLWAGYGESIGHAAYLGLFHSVSAFNNAGFALYSDSLQGFATDPWITVPVSVAVIAGGLGFPVWVELWRHARRRKEPHSWTLHAKITLATTGVLLAVGWVAFVVLEWRNPATMGPLSVGDKVLTGWFQAVMPRTAGFESLPFGEMNTQTLLMTDMLMFIGGGSAGTAGGIKVTTFALLAFVIYANVRGEATVHVGNRRLAAGVAQQAITVALLAIGLVFSATMALMVITPFTLDEILFETTSAFSTVGLSTGITGDLGTMGELIIIALMFIGRLGPITLASALALRRHVRRFELPEERPIVG encoded by the coding sequence GTGCTGGCGTTCGCCGCGATGGTCGCGTTCGGCACCGTGCTGCTCCTGCTCCCGGCGGCGACCGAGAGCGGGGAGTCCGCCGGGTTCGTGACGGCGCTGTTCACCTCGACCTCGGCGGTGTGCGTGACCGGGTTGATCGTCGTGGACACGCCGGTGTACTGGTCGACGTTCGGCGAGGTCGTGATCCTCGGACTGGTCCAGATCGGCGGGTTCGGCATCATGTCGCTGGCGACGGTGCTCACGCTGGTGGTCACGCGCCGGATCCGGCTGCGGATGCAGATCACCGCGGGGACCGAGACCAAGAGCGTGACGATCGGCGACGTCCGCCAGCTCGTGTCCGGGATCCTGCGGGTGACGCTGATCTTCGAGGCGGCGGTGTGCGCCGTCCTCACCCTGCGGCTGTGGGCCGGTTACGGCGAATCGATCGGGCACGCCGCCTACCTGGGGCTGTTCCACTCCGTCTCCGCCTTCAACAACGCCGGGTTCGCGCTGTACTCCGACAGCCTGCAGGGCTTCGCGACCGACCCGTGGATCACGGTCCCGGTGTCGGTGGCGGTCATCGCGGGCGGTCTCGGCTTCCCGGTCTGGGTGGAGCTGTGGCGCCACGCGCGCCGCCGCAAGGAGCCGCACAGCTGGACCCTGCACGCCAAGATCACGCTGGCCACCACGGGCGTGCTGCTGGCCGTGGGGTGGGTCGCCTTCGTGGTGCTGGAGTGGCGCAACCCGGCCACCATGGGCCCGCTCAGTGTCGGAGACAAGGTCCTCACCGGCTGGTTCCAGGCGGTCATGCCGCGCACGGCCGGCTTCGAATCGCTGCCCTTCGGGGAGATGAACACCCAGACGCTGCTGATGACCGACATGCTGATGTTCATCGGCGGCGGCAGCGCGGGCACGGCCGGCGGCATCAAGGTGACGACGTTCGCGCTGCTGGCCTTCGTCATCTACGCCAACGTCCGCGGCGAGGCGACCGTCCACGTCGGCAACCGCCGCCTGGCCGCGGGCGTCGCCCAGCAGGCCATCACGGTCGCCCTGCTCGCGATCGGCCTGGTCTTCTCCGCGACGATGGCGCTGATGGTCATCACGCCGTTCACGCTCGACGAGATCCTCTTCGAGACCACCTCGGCCTTCTCCACGGTCGGCCTGTCCACGGGCATCACCGGCGACCTGGGCACGATGGGCGAACTCATCATCATCGCCCTGATGTTCATCGGCCGCCTCGGCCCCATCACCCTCGCCTCGGCCCTGGCCCTCCGCCGCCACGTCCGCCGCTTCGAACTCCCCGAGGAGCGCCCGATCGTCGGTTAG
- a CDS encoding sporulation protein codes for MAHPPNTALRDLIRHSGASHKALAHRINQLAPPGAPTAYTHTSIANWVSRGMKPRPPAPRLLAAALSERLGRRVELAEIGLAGTEPIDEDVGLAFPRSLPAAIQAAGTFWSHMDRRHFLNAAFSTAAFGSPTLRWMSQHADEAAAHHGGRRIGRADITELADLAEQARHTDSRYGGASVGVSAVAVCLRDVCAPMLNGTYTDEVGKDLFTATAILARLAGWADFDAGHHARAQRQWIQALRMARAAGDVSLGAYVLSCMALQASLRGFHDEALDMVEAATSATRRGSAPRVRAFLHLIEARAHGRALRPRAAGRALAMSERLLEAAGVRSGDDPTWIDFYTPARLAADAVEIHRDLGQPEAALRWNGQARMPTDRFARSFGLRLAVVSSAHVQSGDLDAALPAAHQSVDVLARVASRRAQDYLDDLATRLAPWRAQLQVGELLRRIHPGEHRWVPA; via the coding sequence ATGGCCCACCCCCCGAACACCGCGCTGCGCGACCTCATCCGCCACTCCGGCGCCAGCCACAAAGCGCTCGCGCACCGCATCAACCAGCTCGCCCCACCCGGCGCACCCACCGCCTACACCCACACCTCCATCGCGAACTGGGTCAGCCGGGGCATGAAGCCGCGCCCGCCCGCGCCGCGCCTGCTGGCCGCGGCCCTGTCCGAACGCCTCGGGCGCCGGGTGGAACTCGCTGAGATCGGCCTGGCCGGCACCGAGCCCATCGACGAAGATGTGGGTTTGGCCTTCCCCCGATCACTGCCCGCCGCCATCCAGGCCGCGGGCACCTTCTGGAGCCACATGGACCGCCGCCACTTCCTCAACGCCGCCTTCAGCACCGCAGCGTTCGGATCACCGACCCTGCGGTGGATGTCGCAGCACGCCGACGAAGCGGCCGCCCACCACGGCGGTCGGCGCATCGGACGCGCCGACATCACCGAACTGGCCGATCTCGCCGAACAGGCACGCCACACCGACTCCCGCTACGGCGGCGCCAGCGTCGGGGTGTCAGCGGTCGCCGTCTGCCTACGCGATGTGTGCGCCCCCATGCTCAACGGCACCTACACCGACGAGGTGGGCAAGGACCTGTTCACCGCCACCGCCATCCTCGCCCGGCTGGCCGGGTGGGCGGACTTCGACGCAGGCCACCACGCCCGCGCCCAGCGCCAGTGGATCCAGGCCCTGCGCATGGCACGCGCCGCCGGGGACGTCAGCCTCGGCGCCTACGTGCTGTCCTGCATGGCCCTTCAGGCTTCCCTTCGCGGCTTCCACGACGAGGCTCTCGACATGGTCGAGGCCGCCACCTCCGCCACCCGTCGCGGCTCTGCGCCACGAGTGCGAGCATTCCTTCACCTCATCGAGGCGCGGGCCCACGGCCGCGCGCTGCGTCCTCGCGCGGCCGGTCGCGCCCTGGCCATGTCGGAGCGCCTACTGGAGGCGGCTGGTGTCCGCAGCGGCGACGACCCGACGTGGATCGACTTCTACACGCCCGCCCGGTTGGCCGCGGACGCGGTGGAGATCCACCGTGACCTGGGGCAGCCCGAGGCGGCGTTGCGTTGGAACGGACAGGCGCGGATGCCGACCGACCGCTTCGCCCGCTCCTTCGGGCTGCGGTTGGCCGTAGTGTCCTCAGCGCACGTCCAATCCGGTGATCTGGACGCTGCCCTGCCCGCGGCACACCAGAGCGTGGACGTCCTCGCCCGAGTCGCCAGCCGCCGCGCGCAGGACTACCTCGACGACCTCGCCACACGGCTCGCGCCGTGGCGCGCCCAACTGCAGGTGGGGGAACTCTTGCGTCGAATCCACCCCGGCGAGCACCGCTGGGTGCCAGCCTGA
- a CDS encoding ATP-binding protein, with protein MTGQLTYVPPLSIKCGCFEGSASEVPNCRSWLRMILCDYPGDVLWVAELCVTELASNALAHTRSSWIGGVVWVRVEFYPSMVRVVVRDNGSEKTPTVKDTDSDALGGRGLALVRSLASGFGHRGNVLGREVWFDLEGTPET; from the coding sequence TTGACCGGTCAGCTCACCTACGTCCCCCCGCTCAGCATCAAGTGCGGCTGCTTCGAGGGCAGCGCCAGTGAGGTTCCCAACTGCCGCTCGTGGCTCCGTATGATCCTCTGCGACTACCCCGGCGACGTCCTCTGGGTCGCGGAGCTGTGTGTCACCGAGCTCGCGAGTAACGCCCTCGCGCACACCCGCTCCAGCTGGATCGGCGGGGTCGTGTGGGTGCGCGTCGAGTTCTACCCCTCGATGGTCCGCGTGGTCGTCCGCGACAACGGGTCGGAGAAGACGCCCACAGTCAAGGACACCGACTCCGACGCCCTCGGCGGGCGCGGGTTGGCTCTGGTGCGGTCATTGGCCAGCGGATTCGGCCACCGGGGCAACGTCCTCGGTCGCGAGGTCTGGTTCGACCTGGAAGGCACCCCCGAGACATGA
- a CDS encoding ABC-ATPase domain-containing protein: MSGRYGSGQGRGHGGRPDHRGRTGGRRPGRNEPPRIHGRRDDARLAAELRDMSGASYGRYKSLQGDWDYGDFTLTVDRVQSDPFAPPSRVSVLIPADVAELPDSAWRSPVRRRATADFLARRAYRVLKGSRLRIDVGGQEVIDRASVQIEEGDLRLRLGIELPGHGRRIDGRTAEHELCDRLPDLVDALRWPELDTRAAVAFADTVEDTTALRDRLPDLGLVAFVADGSVLPRRSGVSDLPMDGEGNAVPFASPDSLRVTVRLPHRGEVRGMGVPEGITLIVGGGFHGKSTLLHALERGVYDHIPGDGRELVATRPDAVKIRAEEGRRVERTDVASFVRNLPTGADTGDFSTDNASGSTSQAANIAEALEAGSATLLVDEDTTATNLMIRDARMQALVHGDREPLTPFVDLVRPLHREHGVSTVLVMGGSGDYFDVADTVIMLDGYRPSDVTERARGLAAERTDAEFTVPAHRVVDPRSVDATARGRARLKRRDMDVLTFGEHDIDVRGLAQLVDPGQVIGVGLAMRLLAEDGLLDTGRTLAQALDALDERLASGGVTALGRGYAGDYARPRRFEVAAALNRLRTLRVARLERPVGRG, encoded by the coding sequence ATGTCGGGACGGTACGGCAGCGGCCAGGGGCGGGGCCACGGAGGGCGCCCGGATCACCGCGGCCGCACCGGCGGACGGCGGCCCGGCCGCAACGAGCCGCCGCGGATCCACGGCCGCCGCGACGACGCCCGCCTCGCCGCCGAGCTGCGCGACATGTCCGGCGCCTCCTACGGCCGCTACAAGTCGCTCCAGGGCGACTGGGACTACGGCGACTTCACGCTGACCGTCGACCGGGTGCAGTCCGACCCCTTCGCCCCGCCCTCCCGCGTCTCCGTGCTCATCCCCGCCGACGTCGCCGAACTGCCCGATTCGGCGTGGCGCTCGCCGGTGCGCCGCCGCGCCACCGCCGACTTCCTGGCCCGCCGCGCCTACCGCGTGCTCAAGGGCTCCCGGCTGCGCATCGACGTCGGCGGCCAGGAGGTCATCGACCGCGCCTCCGTGCAGATCGAGGAGGGCGACCTCCGGCTCCGCCTGGGCATCGAGCTGCCCGGCCACGGGCGGCGCATCGACGGCCGCACCGCCGAGCACGAGCTCTGCGACCGCCTCCCCGACCTGGTCGACGCACTGCGCTGGCCCGAGCTGGACACCCGCGCCGCCGTCGCTTTCGCCGACACCGTCGAGGACACCACCGCCCTGCGCGACCGGCTGCCCGACCTCGGCCTCGTCGCCTTCGTCGCCGACGGCTCGGTGCTTCCGCGGCGCAGCGGCGTCAGCGACCTGCCCATGGACGGGGAGGGAAACGCCGTCCCCTTCGCCTCCCCCGACAGCCTCCGGGTCACCGTCCGCCTCCCGCACCGCGGCGAGGTGCGGGGAATGGGTGTACCCGAGGGCATCACCCTCATCGTCGGCGGCGGCTTCCACGGCAAGTCGACCCTGCTGCACGCCCTGGAGCGCGGCGTCTACGACCACATCCCCGGCGACGGCCGCGAACTCGTCGCCACCCGCCCCGACGCCGTGAAGATCCGCGCCGAGGAGGGCCGCCGGGTCGAGCGCACCGACGTCGCCTCCTTCGTGCGCAACCTGCCCACCGGCGCCGACACCGGCGACTTCTCCACCGACAACGCCTCGGGTTCCACCTCCCAGGCCGCCAACATCGCCGAGGCCCTGGAAGCCGGGTCCGCCACGCTGCTGGTGGACGAGGACACCACCGCCACCAACCTGATGATCCGCGACGCCCGGATGCAGGCCCTGGTGCACGGCGACCGTGAACCCCTCACGCCCTTCGTCGACCTGGTCCGCCCCCTGCACCGGGAGCACGGTGTGTCCACGGTGCTCGTCATGGGCGGCAGCGGCGACTACTTCGACGTCGCCGACACCGTCATCATGCTCGACGGCTACCGCCCTTCCGATGTCACCGAGCGGGCGCGCGGCCTGGCCGCCGAGCGTACCGACGCCGAGTTCACCGTCCCCGCCCACCGGGTGGTCGACCCGCGCTCGGTCGACGCGACCGCCCGCGGCCGCGCCCGCCTCAAGCGCCGCGACATGGACGTGCTCACCTTCGGCGAACACGACATCGACGTCCGCGGCCTCGCCCAGCTCGTCGACCCCGGCCAGGTCATCGGCGTGGGCCTGGCGATGCGCCTGCTCGCCGAAGACGGACTCCTCGATACCGGGCGCACCCTGGCCCAGGCTCTCGACGCCCTCGACGAGCGGCTCGCGTCCGGCGGCGTGACCGCGCTCGGCCGCGGCTACGCCGGTGACTACGCCCGGCCCCGCCGATTCGAGGTCGCCGCCGCGCTCAACCGGTTGCGGACGCTGCGCGTCGCCCGCCTGGAGCGCCCTGTCGGCCGCGGCTGA
- a CDS encoding asparagine synthetase B family protein: MCAIAGLAGPDASLHAETVTAMGWAQRHRGPDGTGQACAADGRAVLAMSILKVVAPDAAVGPYRDAASGLMLALNGEVYNFRCLARRWGIELEQHETDAHLLLRAWNKHGPHALEEADGMFALAVYDPRRGVLYLARDRFGEKPLYWRLDGGRLAFASEVSSLTGYGPAALVYRPEMGALETPVAADTPYQGIQLLPPGGVLCFDTASGSLSQGRWWDLASTCPAEPAYPAAVERAVGLLESDVAARRHGGRAALLLSGGLDSALLAYLLRPQVCVTVRYPGEQRLDESATAARVARAVGAELLVVEPSAHDLCQELPRIVAALDYPVGNASLLSEHMAYRAIADRGIRVVYGGLGPDELLMGYVRHALVLFGARAVLAGGLHAYRPLASKLMGPATRPLTGPETAARLITRGPDPHGRVRALVADCFDRAGGDAARALTLVDLATSWRPLVATSDKLASAFSLERRSPYLARAFAEWCYALPADHKILRPATGKRVLRDAARELGVPEEVWANGDKLGFASPVPAWLNGPLASWAEQQVHSAIPDAPAALHPLLQAGLKPADRYDRTRMQAVIYAQWLTSARATAA, encoded by the coding sequence ATGTGCGCAATCGCCGGTCTCGCCGGCCCGGATGCCTCACTTCACGCCGAGACGGTCACGGCCATGGGGTGGGCCCAGCGCCACCGCGGCCCTGATGGCACCGGGCAGGCGTGTGCCGCCGACGGCCGCGCGGTGCTGGCGATGAGCATCCTCAAGGTCGTCGCGCCGGACGCCGCCGTCGGCCCCTACCGCGATGCGGCCTCCGGACTGATGCTGGCTCTCAACGGGGAGGTCTACAACTTCCGGTGCTTGGCGCGGCGGTGGGGTATCGAATTGGAGCAGCACGAGACGGATGCCCACCTGCTTCTGCGGGCCTGGAACAAGCACGGGCCGCACGCGTTGGAGGAGGCGGACGGGATGTTCGCGCTGGCTGTCTACGACCCCCGCCGCGGTGTGCTGTACCTGGCCCGCGACCGCTTCGGAGAGAAACCGCTGTACTGGCGCCTGGACGGCGGGCGGCTCGCCTTCGCCTCGGAGGTCTCCAGCCTCACAGGGTACGGGCCGGCCGCGCTGGTCTACCGGCCCGAGATGGGGGCGTTGGAGACACCGGTCGCGGCCGACACCCCCTATCAGGGCATACAGCTGCTGCCCCCTGGCGGCGTGCTGTGCTTCGACACCGCCAGCGGCTCGTTGTCACAGGGGCGGTGGTGGGATCTGGCGTCGACCTGCCCCGCCGAGCCGGCGTATCCGGCCGCGGTAGAGCGGGCGGTCGGCCTTTTGGAATCCGATGTGGCCGCGCGGCGCCATGGTGGCAGGGCGGCACTCCTGCTATCGGGAGGGCTGGACTCCGCCCTGCTGGCCTATCTCTTGCGGCCTCAGGTGTGCGTCACCGTTCGTTACCCCGGTGAACAGCGCCTGGATGAGTCGGCCACCGCCGCCCGCGTTGCACGGGCTGTCGGCGCCGAACTCCTCGTCGTCGAACCCTCAGCGCACGACCTGTGCCAGGAGCTCCCCCGCATTGTGGCGGCCCTGGACTACCCGGTCGGCAACGCCTCCCTGCTCAGCGAGCACATGGCCTACCGGGCGATCGCCGACCGCGGGATCCGCGTCGTCTACGGCGGACTGGGCCCCGACGAACTGCTCATGGGCTATGTCCGCCATGCGCTGGTGCTCTTCGGCGCCCGAGCCGTCCTCGCAGGCGGGCTGCACGCCTACCGGCCGCTGGCTTCCAAGCTCATGGGCCCGGCCACGCGGCCGCTTACAGGACCCGAGACCGCCGCGCGTCTGATCACCCGCGGCCCCGACCCCCATGGGCGGGTGCGCGCATTGGTCGCCGACTGCTTCGACCGGGCAGGCGGCGATGCCGCCCGCGCCCTGACCCTGGTGGACCTGGCCACGAGCTGGCGCCCACTCGTGGCCACCAGTGACAAGCTCGCCTCCGCCTTCTCGCTGGAGCGGCGCTCCCCGTACCTCGCCCGTGCCTTCGCCGAATGGTGTTACGCCCTCCCGGCCGACCACAAGATCCTCCGCCCCGCCACGGGCAAACGCGTCCTGCGCGACGCCGCCCGCGAACTCGGCGTCCCGGAGGAGGTGTGGGCCAACGGCGACAAACTGGGCTTCGCCTCACCAGTTCCCGCATGGCTGAACGGCCCGCTCGCGTCATGGGCCGAGCAGCAGGTCCATTCGGCGATCCCCGACGCCCCAGCCGCACTGCATCCCCTGCTCCAGGCAGGCCTGAAACCCGCCGACCGCTACGACCGCACCCGCATGCAGGCCGTCATCTACGCGCAGTGGCTCACCAGCGCCCGCGCAACGGCGGCCTGA